A stretch of the Halomonas sp. BDJS001 genome encodes the following:
- a CDS encoding metallophosphoesterase family protein, producing the protein MCPFVPCYSIDTPIGVIADTHGVLRDEALYLLDGCELILHLGDVGSKEADIKILQRLEAMAPVHCVKGNIDTPTWAMSLPIHQDIIVNEKHLHLVHRLEDFDPRTPCAAVLHGHSHKPRNEHQEGKLLFNPGAAGKRRFKLPITLGKLWIDESGVRGAIIHLL; encoded by the coding sequence ATGTGTCCATTCGTACCGTGCTACAGCATTGATACTCCTATTGGCGTAATTGCCGATACCCATGGTGTTCTGCGTGATGAGGCTCTTTATCTACTTGACGGGTGCGAGCTCATTCTGCACTTGGGGGATGTAGGCAGCAAAGAGGCGGATATAAAGATCTTGCAACGTTTGGAGGCAATGGCGCCAGTGCACTGCGTAAAGGGCAATATCGATACGCCAACGTGGGCAATGAGTTTGCCCATACACCAGGACATCATTGTGAACGAAAAACACCTGCATCTTGTCCACCGCTTAGAGGATTTTGATCCAAGGACTCCCTGTGCGGCTGTTCTGCATGGCCACTCCCACAAGCCACGCAACGAACATCAGGAAGGAAAGCTGCTCTTTAACCCTGGTGCGGCGGGAAAGCGGCGATTCAAGCTGCCTATTACGCTAGGCAAATTATGGATTGATGAAAGTGGCGTGCGCGGTGCAATTATCCATTTGCTGTAG
- a CDS encoding putative zinc-binding metallopeptidase: MRVFSNPVGSGSLWFDNLATADGIPVAYDPQARAFVPMPPFCINRDIIGCNWIAPKEGAFCRACAMTALAPDPNLPDAMPNWAKTEAAKRWVLDNLGRWHWFRPEDPGAPPVFHLLAEGRSPVPMGHIEGVVTISVAEVDPVLVTTRREALEEPYRTMIGHMRHEISHMLWWRLSLREDFLDAFREMFGDERQDYQAALQRHYQDGPPPDWKEHYLTTYASAHPHEDWAETAAHLLHLTDIADSFAASDLASPELPSPQWDPYAEPDAERLIYVAAALTVGVNHVNRSMGLPDLYPFVLSEMARRKLAFVHDWLRRGAQGL; the protein is encoded by the coding sequence ATGCGCGTCTTTTCAAATCCCGTCGGATCCGGCTCTCTATGGTTCGACAATCTCGCCACCGCAGACGGTATCCCCGTTGCCTATGACCCCCAGGCCCGTGCCTTTGTGCCCATGCCGCCTTTCTGCATCAACCGCGACATTATCGGCTGTAACTGGATCGCCCCTAAAGAAGGCGCTTTTTGTCGCGCTTGTGCTATGACAGCGCTGGCGCCCGACCCTAACCTGCCCGATGCGATGCCAAATTGGGCAAAAACAGAAGCAGCCAAACGCTGGGTTTTAGATAACCTGGGCCGTTGGCACTGGTTCCGCCCGGAAGATCCAGGCGCACCGCCGGTTTTCCATCTATTGGCGGAGGGGCGTTCGCCTGTCCCCATGGGGCACATCGAGGGGGTGGTGACCATTAGTGTGGCCGAAGTAGACCCTGTGTTAGTCACGACCCGTCGAGAAGCACTAGAAGAGCCCTACCGCACGATGATCGGACATATGCGTCACGAAATTTCGCATATGCTTTGGTGGCGGCTCAGCTTACGTGAAGATTTCCTGGATGCTTTTCGCGAGATGTTTGGCGACGAGCGTCAAGACTATCAGGCTGCGCTACAGCGCCACTACCAGGATGGCCCACCGCCCGATTGGAAAGAGCACTATTTAACTACCTACGCCTCAGCACACCCACACGAAGATTGGGCCGAAACGGCCGCGCACCTGCTGCATTTAACTGATATTGCCGATAGCTTTGCAGCATCAGATCTGGCTTCGCCGGAGCTGCCAAGCCCCCAGTGGGATCCTTATGCCGAGCCTGATGCCGAGCGTTTAATATACGTGGCAGCAGCGCTAACCGTCGGGGTTAACCATGTTAACCGCTCGATGGGATTACCGGATCTGTATCCGTTTGTGCTATCAGAGATGGCTCGTCGTAAGCTTGCCTTTGTCCACGACTGGTTACGCCGGGGCGCGCAAGGACTGTGA
- a CDS encoding class I SAM-dependent methyltransferase: MTNTSQNAPGQEWNASNYAQNANFVPKLGSEVVKLLAPQPGERILDLGCGDGSLTERLIQLGADVLGVDASEEMVDAARQRGITARVIDGHQLPFDHEFDAVFSNAALHWMLDPQAVLAGVKRALKPGGRFVAEFGGHGNVAAICTALIAALQFRGISARGRHPWYFPTTHEYGHMLETVGFKVESIELIPRPTLLPAGMIGWLETFASPFLHGLDEDVRDAVLENTLTLLGHSLRDEQGNWTADYVRLRVAARA; the protein is encoded by the coding sequence ATGACCAATACCTCTCAAAATGCACCCGGGCAAGAGTGGAATGCCAGCAACTACGCCCAGAATGCTAACTTTGTACCTAAGCTAGGCAGTGAAGTGGTCAAGCTATTAGCGCCTCAACCCGGCGAACGTATTTTGGATCTTGGTTGTGGCGACGGTTCATTGACAGAGCGCCTTATACAGTTGGGCGCTGATGTTCTCGGGGTAGATGCTTCAGAAGAAATGGTTGACGCCGCCCGCCAACGCGGCATCACCGCCCGAGTCATTGATGGGCATCAACTGCCTTTCGATCATGAATTTGATGCGGTGTTTAGCAATGCGGCGCTGCACTGGATGCTAGACCCCCAGGCAGTGCTTGCTGGCGTTAAGCGTGCCTTAAAGCCGGGAGGCCGATTTGTCGCGGAGTTCGGCGGTCATGGCAATGTGGCTGCTATTTGTACCGCCTTGATCGCCGCCCTGCAGTTTCGGGGCATTAGTGCCCGTGGGCGTCACCCCTGGTACTTCCCTACAACGCACGAGTATGGCCATATGCTGGAAACCGTCGGTTTCAAAGTAGAAAGCATTGAGCTAATCCCCCGCCCTACGCTACTGCCTGCTGGAATGATCGGGTGGCTGGAAACCTTTGCCAGCCCTTTCTTGCATGGGCTCGACGAGGATGTGCGCGATGCCGTACTGGAAAATACCTTAACGCTGCTGGGCCACAGTCTTCGTGATGAGCAAGGAAACTGGACAGCAGATTATGTGCGGCTGCGCGTTGCTGCCCGCGCATAA
- the nfsA gene encoding oxygen-insensitive NADPH nitroreductase encodes MNDVIKLLKSHRSIRKFSDQQISSELLRELIQAGQGAATSSHVQAYTVIHVKNQANREQIAELAGGQGYIATCSDFLVFCADMKRPTEASERTGANVVRGMTEQLLVATVDTALMAQNVAVAAESEGLGICYIGGIRNNPQQISDLLRLPKHVYPVFGMCLGYPDQAPEVKPRLPVEAVLKEDYYTEDGEQVEAFDTTMQAYYQARSSSNKDTDWSHNLKPLFDNKLRPHMRDFLIERGFEMK; translated from the coding sequence ATGAACGACGTTATTAAGTTACTGAAATCCCACCGTTCGATCCGCAAATTTAGTGATCAGCAGATTTCAAGCGAGTTACTGCGCGAGCTAATTCAAGCCGGCCAGGGTGCAGCCACATCCAGCCATGTTCAGGCATATACCGTTATCCATGTAAAAAACCAGGCGAACCGTGAGCAGATAGCCGAGCTGGCCGGAGGACAAGGCTATATTGCCACCTGCTCAGACTTTCTGGTTTTCTGCGCCGATATGAAGCGTCCAACGGAAGCTTCAGAGCGCACGGGTGCGAACGTTGTTCGCGGCATGACGGAGCAACTGTTGGTGGCGACAGTAGATACAGCGTTGATGGCTCAAAATGTAGCGGTAGCCGCTGAGTCTGAGGGACTAGGAATCTGCTATATCGGCGGCATCCGTAATAACCCCCAACAGATTAGCGATCTGCTACGCCTACCCAAGCACGTTTACCCGGTGTTTGGTATGTGCCTTGGCTATCCTGACCAAGCGCCTGAAGTAAAGCCACGCTTACCCGTGGAGGCGGTTCTCAAAGAAGACTACTACACTGAAGACGGTGAGCAGGTAGAGGCCTTCGACACCACGATGCAGGCTTATTATCAGGCTCGCAGCAGTAGTAATAAAGATACCGACTGGTCCCACAATCTTAAGCCCCTGTTCGATAACAAGTTGCGCCCTCATATGCGCGATTTTTTGATCGAGCGCGGTTTCGAAATGAAGTAA